A section of the Roseivirga sp. BDSF3-8 genome encodes:
- a CDS encoding ABC transporter permease, with translation MLKNFITVAFRNLRKTAFYSLLNIMGLSIGLASGLIILLFVYQELSYDTFHSKHEQIYRIWLNGKMAGQELDVAVSSPPVGPTATNELPEVKSFVRIRTVGEEMVRFGDKVYTEKDNVMMVDSSFFSVFDFHLLKGDANTCLTEPQTAVISERLAQKYFDSYDVLGKTLVVGDFNTSYKITGLVENPPSNSHINFDLLYSMPASIHEEEGNWFSNGLYTYLLVEKGTDPAVLDEKLGQMTERHLGPLVEQAFNTTMEEFKKSGNKYGYHPQALAAIHLDDFISDNPEVGGNRSYLYIFSAVALFIIAIACINFMNMATARSAGRAKEVGLRKTLGAFRSHLIIQFIAESVIITIIATFIALIITSLCLGMFNEISGKQLEVSMLMQPEVIVGIALLVILVGVFAGSYPAFYLSHFNPAAVLKGQITTGMRSRGIRNGLVVFQFFVSIFLIVSTLLIYRQVEYTRGRDIGFDKENLIILSQVHRLEGNRVAFKEAITGSTHFSEATYSNNALPEIRNKSIFRKEGVMEDHIVAVYSVDYDYLETMDMRLVEGRNFSRDFATDTAAIILNQAAVKEFGLSDPLSEHIISFEGESPTPMKVIAVVEDFNFETLKQPATPLLLRLNEAGSFLAVRIPAGDPAPHLAELRRLWGEYAGDEPFSYRFVDDEYARLFDAEERMGTIFTIFSILAVVIASIGLFGLAAFTAERRTREVGIRKVLGASVSQLVLLLSKDFAILVAIAFAISIPVVYYVMGQWLMGFAYRIDIGWWVFVLAGLMAFLIAFTTVSFQSFKAARSNPVNSLKSE, from the coding sequence ATGCTGAAAAACTTTATTACGGTCGCCTTCCGCAACCTGCGGAAGACGGCATTCTATTCCCTATTGAATATTATGGGCTTGAGCATAGGGCTCGCCAGCGGGCTTATTATCCTGCTATTTGTATATCAGGAGTTGAGCTACGACACCTTTCATAGTAAGCACGAACAAATTTACCGTATATGGCTGAATGGGAAGATGGCTGGCCAGGAGCTGGACGTGGCAGTGAGCTCACCACCAGTAGGGCCTACGGCTACGAATGAGTTGCCGGAGGTAAAATCCTTTGTTCGAATAAGGACTGTGGGGGAGGAAATGGTCCGGTTCGGTGACAAGGTCTATACTGAGAAGGATAATGTGATGATGGTGGACTCTTCTTTTTTTAGTGTATTTGATTTTCACCTTTTAAAAGGGGATGCCAACACGTGCCTGACAGAGCCTCAAACGGCGGTGATCAGCGAACGCCTGGCACAAAAGTACTTCGATAGCTATGATGTACTGGGTAAAACGCTTGTAGTAGGGGATTTTAATACATCTTATAAGATTACAGGACTGGTGGAAAACCCACCATCTAACAGTCATATCAATTTTGATCTGCTTTATTCTATGCCTGCCTCCATTCACGAAGAGGAAGGGAACTGGTTTAGTAATGGGTTGTATACATACCTGCTGGTAGAGAAGGGTACGGACCCGGCTGTACTGGATGAAAAACTTGGTCAAATGACTGAAAGACATCTGGGCCCTCTGGTAGAACAGGCATTTAATACTACAATGGAGGAGTTTAAGAAGTCGGGGAATAAATACGGCTATCACCCGCAGGCACTGGCGGCTATTCATTTAGATGACTTTATCAGTGATAATCCGGAAGTAGGTGGCAACAGGTCATATCTCTATATTTTTTCTGCAGTAGCGCTTTTCATTATCGCGATAGCGTGTATTAACTTCATGAATATGGCTACAGCCCGCTCAGCAGGTAGGGCAAAGGAGGTTGGTCTCAGAAAAACTCTCGGTGCTTTTCGTAGTCATTTGATCATACAGTTCATCGCGGAATCAGTCATTATCACCATCATAGCCACGTTTATAGCACTTATAATTACTTCTTTGTGCCTGGGCATGTTTAATGAAATATCAGGTAAGCAATTAGAGGTTAGCATGTTGATGCAGCCGGAGGTTATCGTAGGGATTGCTTTGCTGGTGATTTTGGTGGGGGTTTTTGCGGGGAGCTATCCGGCATTTTATTTATCCCATTTTAATCCGGCGGCTGTGCTCAAGGGACAGATTACTACCGGTATGCGGTCCAGGGGGATACGGAATGGACTGGTCGTTTTCCAGTTTTTTGTTTCCATTTTTCTCATTGTAAGTACATTGCTCATATACAGACAGGTAGAATATACAAGAGGCAGGGACATTGGTTTTGATAAGGAAAATCTGATCATTCTCTCGCAGGTGCATAGACTGGAGGGTAACAGGGTGGCCTTTAAAGAGGCAATAACTGGTTCTACCCATTTTTCAGAGGCTACTTATTCAAATAATGCGCTGCCTGAGATCCGGAATAAATCTATTTTCAGGAAGGAAGGGGTAATGGAAGACCATATTGTAGCCGTGTACAGTGTGGATTATGATTATCTTGAGACGATGGACATGCGGCTGGTAGAAGGGCGCAATTTCAGCAGGGATTTTGCTACTGATACGGCTGCGATTATCTTAAACCAGGCGGCAGTGAAGGAGTTTGGCCTTAGTGATCCTCTGAGCGAACATATTATCTCATTTGAGGGTGAATCTCCTACACCGATGAAGGTTATCGCAGTAGTAGAGGACTTTAACTTTGAGACGCTAAAGCAGCCTGCTACTCCCTTATTACTCAGGTTAAATGAAGCAGGCAGTTTTCTGGCGGTAAGGATACCTGCCGGCGATCCGGCCCCGCATCTGGCAGAGCTGCGCAGGCTTTGGGGGGAGTATGCTGGTGACGAGCCTTTTTCTTACCGCTTCGTGGATGATGAATATGCACGCCTCTTTGATGCGGAAGAACGTATGGGAACCATCTTTACGATCTTTAGTATTCTGGCAGTGGTAATTGCCAGCATAGGCCTTTTTGGGCTTGCAGCATTCACCGCTGAGAGAAGAACCCGTGAGGTGGGGATCCGCAAGGTATTAGGTGCCAGTGTTTCACAATTGGTTTTACTACTGAGTAAAGACTTTGCGATTCTGGTAGCTATAGCTTTCGCTATTTCTATTCCGGTGGTCTATTATGTTATGGGCCAATGGCTCATGGGCTTCGCATACCGGATAGATATTGGCTGGTGGGTATTTGTATTGGCTGGTTTAATGGCTTTCCTCATCGCCTTCACTACGGTAAGCTTTCAGTCCTTTAAAGCTGCCAGGTCAAATCCGGTGAATTCTCTGAAAAGCGAATGA